A single Danio rerio strain Tuebingen ecotype United States chromosome 17, GRCz12tu, whole genome shotgun sequence DNA region contains:
- the alkbh1 gene encoding nucleic acid dioxygenase ALKBH1 isoform X1, translated as MKMRKNVNVFPCELNSTSLSEDDVSKVGLQPIKDWRAFGLHGYPGFIFISNPFLPGSQQFWVKQCLKIYPQKPNVCNLDMHMSSVDTENIWERSIDAIQRKGNRKREPKTLLEKLRWVTLGYHYDWNSKTYSPEHYTPFPKELQSLSHKVAAACGFSEFDAEAGILNYYRSDSSLGIHVDESELDHTRPLLSYSFGQTAVFLLGGTKREDRPTALFMHSGDIMVMSGPSRLHYHAVPCIVPSPAGNVLPPGLCQRLETEVQDEDVIQSVSQEDWDICSWYLQTSRVNVTVRQVLASGQSFPATQTSQMSEEEPQMIKKRKSESGYERDT; from the exons ATGAAAATGAGAAAAAATGTTAAC GTTTTTCCTTGTGAACTGAACTCCACTTCTCTAAGTGAGGATGATGTTTCTAAAGTTGGTCTTCAACCGATTAAAGACTGGAGAGCTTTTGGTCTGCATGGGTATCCAG gttttatatttatatccaacCCATTCCTACCGGGCTCTCAGCAGTTCTGGGTAAAACAGTGTCTGAAGATCTATCCACAGAAACCCAACGTGTGTAACCTAGATATGCATATGTCTTCTGTGGATACTGAAAACATCTGGGAAAGAAGCATAGATGCTATTCA GAGAAAAGGCAATAGGAAAAGAGAGCCAAAAACACTGTTGGAAAAACTGCGATGGGTTACTCTTGGTTACCACTATGACTGGAACTCTAAG ACTTACTCCCCCGAACACTATACTCCTTTCCCAAAGGAACTTCAATCGCTTTCTCATAAAGTAGCTGCAGCTTGTGGCTTTTCAGAATTTGACGCTGAAGCTGGTATTCTCAACTATTACCGATCCGATTCATCGCTTGGAATCCATGTTGATGAATCAGAGCTCGATCATACACGACCTTTGTTGTCTTACAG TTTTGGTCAGACTGCAGTTTTCCTGTTGGGTGGGACTAAAAGAGAAGACCGTCCCACTGCTTTATTCATGCACAGCGGTGACATAATGGTGATGTCAGGACCCAGTCGGCTACATTACCATGCAGTACCCTGCATCGTCCCATCGCCTGCTGGAAACGTCCTGCCACCCGGCCTGTGCCAGAGACTAGAGACAGAGGTGCAGGATGAGGACGTCATTCAAAGTGTTTCTCAAGAAGATTGGGACATTTGCTCATGGTACTTGCAGACGTCTCGGGTAAATGTGACTGTTCGACAGGTACTTGCTTCTGGTCAGAGCTTTCCAGCTACACAGACATCACAAATGTCAGAAGAAGAACCTCAAATGATTAAGAAGAGGAAAAGCGAATCTGGCTATGAGCGCGACACCTAG
- the slirp gene encoding SRA stem-loop-interacting RNA-binding protein, mitochondrial, with the protein MAAAAAAASKKVFEVFVTKVPWTVATKEVKEYFGQFGQVKRCLLPLDKETGFHRGFCWIGFTTEEGLQNALQKDPHIIEGAKLQVQKNRKPFSGRRLNKGEEI; encoded by the exons ATGGCGGCGGCGGCAGCAGCAGCAAGCAAGAAGGTGTTCGAAGTATTTGTGACAAAAGTACCATGGACCGTCGCAACCA AGGAGGTTAAAGAATACTTTGGCCAGTTTGGACAGGTGAAGCGGTGTCTACTACCACTT GATAAAGAGACAGGTTTTCATCGGGGGTTTTGCTGGATAGGGTTCACTACAGAAGAAGGATTACAGAATGCATTACAGAAGGATCCTCACATCATCGAAGGAGCAAAG CTCCAAGTGCAGAAAAACAGAAAGCCATTTTCTGGAAGAAGGTTAAACAAAGGAGAAGAAATATAA
- the alkbh1 gene encoding nucleic acid dioxygenase ALKBH1 isoform X2 produces the protein MHMSSVDTENIWERSIDAIQRKGNRKREPKTLLEKLRWVTLGYHYDWNSKTYSPEHYTPFPKELQSLSHKVAAACGFSEFDAEAGILNYYRSDSSLGIHVDESELDHTRPLLSYSFGQTAVFLLGGTKREDRPTALFMHSGDIMVMSGPSRLHYHAVPCIVPSPAGNVLPPGLCQRLETEVQDEDVIQSVSQEDWDICSWYLQTSRVNVTVRQVLASGQSFPATQTSQMSEEEPQMIKKRKSESGYERDT, from the exons ATGCATATGTCTTCTGTGGATACTGAAAACATCTGGGAAAGAAGCATAGATGCTATTCA GAGAAAAGGCAATAGGAAAAGAGAGCCAAAAACACTGTTGGAAAAACTGCGATGGGTTACTCTTGGTTACCACTATGACTGGAACTCTAAG ACTTACTCCCCCGAACACTATACTCCTTTCCCAAAGGAACTTCAATCGCTTTCTCATAAAGTAGCTGCAGCTTGTGGCTTTTCAGAATTTGACGCTGAAGCTGGTATTCTCAACTATTACCGATCCGATTCATCGCTTGGAATCCATGTTGATGAATCAGAGCTCGATCATACACGACCTTTGTTGTCTTACAG TTTTGGTCAGACTGCAGTTTTCCTGTTGGGTGGGACTAAAAGAGAAGACCGTCCCACTGCTTTATTCATGCACAGCGGTGACATAATGGTGATGTCAGGACCCAGTCGGCTACATTACCATGCAGTACCCTGCATCGTCCCATCGCCTGCTGGAAACGTCCTGCCACCCGGCCTGTGCCAGAGACTAGAGACAGAGGTGCAGGATGAGGACGTCATTCAAAGTGTTTCTCAAGAAGATTGGGACATTTGCTCATGGTACTTGCAGACGTCTCGGGTAAATGTGACTGTTCGACAGGTACTTGCTTCTGGTCAGAGCTTTCCAGCTACACAGACATCACAAATGTCAGAAGAAGAACCTCAAATGATTAAGAAGAGGAAAAGCGAATCTGGCTATGAGCGCGACACCTAG
- the alkbh1 gene encoding nucleic acid dioxygenase ALKBH1 (The RefSeq protein has 2 substitutions compared to this genomic sequence) has product MAASIVEHGEDAFRKLFKFYRRRNPPPDFSEVINFSKPCNDKVFPCELNSTSLSEDDVSKVGLQPIKDWRAFGLHGYPGFIFISNPFLPGSQQFWVKQCLKIYPQKPNVCNLDMHMSSVDTENIWERSIDAIQRKGNRKREPKTLLEKLRWVTLGYHYDWNSKTYSPEHYTPFPKELQSLSHKVAAACGFSGFDAEAGILNYYRSDSSLGIHVDESELDHTRPLLSYSFGQTAVFLLGGTKREDRPTALFMHSGDIMVMSGPSRLHYHAVPCIVPSPAGNVLPPGLCQRLETEVQDEDVIQSVCQEDWDICSWYLQTSRVNVTVRQVLASGQSFPATQTSQMSEEEPQMIKKRKSESGYERDT; this is encoded by the exons ATGGCAGCCTCCATAGTGGAGCATGGAGAAGATGCTTTTAGAAAATTGTTCAAGTTTTATAGGAGGAGAAACCCTCCTCCAGACTTCAGTGAAGTTAttaacttttccaaaccatgtaaTGACAAG GTTTTTCCTTGTGAACTGAACTCCACTTCTCTAAGTGAGGATGATGTTTCTAAAGTTGGTCTTCAACCGATTAAAGACTGGAGAGCTTTTGGTCTGCATGGGTATCCAG gttttatatttatatccaacCCATTCCTACCGGGCTCTCAGCAGTTCTGGGTAAAACAGTGTCTGAAGATCTATCCACAGAAACCCAACGTGTGTAACCTAGATATGCATATGTCTTCTGTGGATACTGAAAACATCTGGGAAAGAAGCATAGATGCTATTCA GAGAAAAGGCAATAGGAAAAGAGAGCCAAAAACACTGTTGGAAAAACTGCGATGGGTTACTCTTGGTTACCACTATGACTGGAACTCTAAG ACTTACTCCCCCGAACACTATACTCCTTTCCCAAAGGAACTTCAATCGCTTTCTCATAAAGTAGCTGCAGCTTGTGGCTTTTCAGAATTTGACGCTGAAGCTGGTATTCTCAACTATTACCGATCCGATTCATCGCTTGGAATCCATGTTGATGAATCAGAGCTCGATCATACACGACCTTTGTTGTCTTACAG TTTTGGTCAGACTGCAGTTTTCCTGTTGGGTGGGACTAAAAGAGAAGACCGTCCCACTGCTTTATTCATGCACAGCGGTGACATAATGGTGATGTCAGGACCCAGTCGGCTACATTACCATGCAGTACCCTGCATCGTCCCATCGCCTGCTGGAAACGTCCTGCCACCCGGCCTGTGCCAGAGACTAGAGACAGAGGTGCAGGATGAGGACGTCATTCAAAGTGTTTCTCAAGAAGATTGGGACATTTGCTCATGGTACTTGCAGACGTCTCGGGTAAATGTGACTGTTCGACAGGTACTTGCTTCTGGTCAGAGCTTTCCAGCTACACAGACATCACAAATGTCAGAAGAAGAACCTCAAATGATTAAGAAGAGGAAAAGCGAATCTGGCTATGAGCGCGACACCTAG